From one Tetragenococcus osmophilus genomic stretch:
- a CDS encoding ABC transporter ATP-binding protein, with product MLKVNNLSVHYGVIEAVRDVSFEVNEGEIVSLIGANGAGKTTILQTLSGLNKPTNGSITFKGKKIHGTTPKKIVKNGISHVPEGRHVFSGMTVKENLEMGSFLRKDKEGIKKDMDRVFDRFPVLKERINQDAATLSGGEQQMLAMGRALVSQPELLLLDEPSMGLAPLFIREIFSIVEDINNNGTTVLLVEQNAKVALEISNRGYVLETGKIVTSGIGEKLLESDEVQKAYLGG from the coding sequence TTGTTAAAAGTAAATAATTTATCTGTCCATTATGGCGTGATTGAAGCAGTAAGAGATGTTAGCTTTGAAGTGAATGAAGGAGAAATTGTTTCGTTGATTGGAGCAAACGGGGCAGGGAAAACGACCATTTTGCAGACTTTGTCTGGCTTGAACAAACCAACGAATGGTTCTATCACTTTTAAGGGAAAAAAGATTCATGGAACTACACCTAAAAAAATAGTGAAAAATGGGATCTCTCATGTACCGGAAGGAAGACACGTGTTTAGTGGTATGACTGTAAAAGAAAACTTAGAGATGGGTTCTTTTCTACGTAAAGATAAGGAAGGAATAAAAAAAGATATGGACCGAGTATTTGACCGTTTTCCTGTATTAAAAGAACGTATTAACCAGGACGCAGCCACGTTATCTGGTGGAGAGCAACAAATGCTTGCTATGGGCAGAGCCCTAGTATCTCAGCCAGAATTATTACTTCTTGACGAGCCTTCTATGGGACTTGCGCCATTATTTATTCGAGAAATTTTTAGTATTGTTGAAGATATTAATAATAACGGGACAACTGTATTGTTGGTTGAACAGAATGCCAAGGTTGCTTTGGAAATTTCAAACCGTGGTTATGTTCTGGAGACAGGAAAAATTGTTACTTCAGGAATAGGAGAAAAGCTATTGGAAAGCGATGAAGTTCAAAAAGCTTATTTAGGAGGGTAA
- a CDS encoding CBS and ACT domain-containing protein produces MNIKHYMTPNVVTINPDTRVTEAVDLMEKHDFHSLPVVKNNSFVGLVTEDLIKNKTSSAATSLSIYELNYLLDKTTVKEIMEQEAPTALQDLQIEEAAILMVDKNITVLPIIDEDKNVNGIITYKDIFRALIELSGYQSGGDRLIIEIDEDKVGVLDNITSILAYENISISHIFVNRIEDRIEITIQISEKVGDKAKEALVEKGYKTSVINE; encoded by the coding sequence TTGAATATTAAACATTATATGACACCCAATGTTGTAACGATCAATCCCGATACGAGAGTGACTGAAGCTGTTGATTTAATGGAAAAACATGACTTTCACAGTCTTCCAGTTGTTAAAAATAACTCTTTTGTTGGATTGGTAACGGAAGATTTAATCAAAAATAAGACATCTTCTGCAGCCACCAGTTTAAGTATCTATGAATTAAACTATTTATTAGATAAAACCACAGTGAAAGAAATAATGGAACAAGAGGCACCGACAGCTCTGCAAGACTTACAAATTGAAGAGGCCGCTATATTGATGGTGGATAAAAATATAACCGTCTTACCGATTATAGATGAAGACAAAAATGTGAATGGCATTATAACGTATAAAGATATTTTTAGAGCATTGATTGAATTATCAGGTTATCAAAGTGGAGGAGATCGCTTGATTATTGAGATTGATGAAGATAAGGTAGGTGTTTTAGATAATATAACTTCTATTTTAGCTTACGAAAATATTAGTATTTCTCATATTTTTGTTAATCGGATTGAAGATCGTATTGAAATTACAATCCAAATAAGCGAAAAAGTAGGGGATAAAGCTAAAGAAGCTTTAGTGGAAAAAGGTTATAAAACAAGCGTCATTAACGAATAA
- a CDS encoding ABC transporter ATP-binding protein, whose translation MTLLEIKNLTKNFGGLTAIQNVNLEFHKNELIGLIGPNGAGKTTLFNLLTGVYGPTQGEINFETANKVIAIGGKKTSDIAELGIARTFQNIRLLKDMSVLENVAVAMHNKYGAGFFPTFFRTRKFYQAEKEVTDKAMELLKIFALENVVSERAKNLSYGNQRRLEIVRALATEPSILFLDEPAAGMNPNESSKLTKLIHQIQKDFDLTIVLIEHDMSVVMQVCERIYVLEYGKVIAHGTPQEIRENDKVVHAYLGGV comes from the coding sequence GTGACATTACTGGAAATAAAAAATTTGACCAAAAATTTTGGAGGGTTGACTGCTATCCAAAATGTTAACTTAGAATTTCATAAAAATGAATTAATTGGATTGATTGGTCCGAATGGTGCAGGAAAAACGACCCTCTTTAATTTATTAACAGGCGTTTATGGACCAACCCAAGGAGAAATCAACTTTGAAACGGCGAATAAAGTTATTGCGATTGGTGGAAAAAAGACAAGTGACATCGCAGAATTAGGGATTGCAAGGACATTTCAAAATATACGGCTGTTAAAAGATATGAGCGTGTTAGAAAATGTCGCGGTAGCTATGCATAATAAATATGGCGCAGGTTTTTTCCCCACTTTCTTTCGAACAAGAAAATTTTACCAAGCTGAAAAAGAAGTGACAGATAAAGCGATGGAATTATTGAAGATTTTTGCGTTGGAAAATGTCGTCAGCGAACGGGCTAAAAATCTGTCCTATGGGAATCAGCGACGTTTAGAAATTGTACGAGCCCTTGCCACAGAGCCTAGTATTTTATTTTTAGATGAACCGGCAGCTGGAATGAACCCTAATGAAAGTTCGAAATTAACAAAGTTGATTCATCAAATTCAAAAAGATTTTGACTTAACCATCGTATTAATTGAACATGATATGTCGGTTGTTATGCAAGTATGTGAAAGAATTTATGTTTTAGAATATGGTAAAGTGATTGCTCATGGTACGCCTCAAGAAATTCGCGAAAATGATAAAGTCGTTCATGCGTATTTAGGAGGTGTCTAG
- a CDS encoding MerR family transcriptional regulator has translation MYTVKQVAEKLNITIHTVRYYTDQDLIPGVIRDKNNNRLFDEESLGWLMGVVFLKEGGMSIKQIREYVDLCLEGDSTIFERYEIIVQQYEQAQKRLEDAQKTVDYMENKVAYYNDLLKTNKDEMNPSTWNREQIEDKAHQHENTSGKLTYERN, from the coding sequence ATGTATACTGTAAAGCAAGTAGCTGAAAAATTAAATATAACCATACATACTGTGCGATATTATACGGATCAAGATCTTATCCCTGGCGTTATAAGGGATAAGAATAATAACCGACTTTTTGATGAGGAATCGCTGGGATGGTTAATGGGAGTTGTGTTTCTCAAAGAAGGCGGGATGTCCATTAAACAAATCCGCGAATATGTTGACTTATGTCTTGAAGGAGACTCTACGATTTTTGAAAGATATGAAATTATTGTGCAACAGTATGAACAAGCACAAAAAAGGTTAGAAGATGCTCAAAAAACGGTAGACTACATGGAAAATAAAGTGGCTTATTATAATGACTTGTTAAAAACAAATAAGGATGAAATGAATCCTAGCACTTGGAATCGTGAACAAATTGAGGATAAAGCACATCAGCATGAGAACACCTCTGGTAAGCTTACTTATGAAAGAAATTAA